Part of the Bacteroidota bacterium genome is shown below.
GTACATTCTTCAAAACAAAATGATTATCAGTCGATTAAGGGAAATGCATTCGTAGAGAATTGGCCTCATTCAAACGGATTATCCCGAAAATCTGATCGGAATCAGTGTACGATGCCTGCAACAAATACGGTTATTCATTACGAATATTTCAAATTTAATAAATTGATTTACAGCAATTTATCTATGAAAATCGCCATTTCACAGATTCTTTACACCAAATAATCAACAAAATTGAAATTGAAGATTCTTGTGAACGGTATTAGCTTCGAATCAGGTTAAACACCTAAATAGCTTTACGGGTAAATATAGCGCGTTCTTTCAATGAAATCAGACAGGTTGAGGTCTAACTTTCAACCTGTTTTTTTGTGCTCAACGTTCGACAGGTGCCTCCCTCGTAAATGCCCATTCTTGCTCATTGGAAAGCGCGGCATTAAAGCGGTAACCCCAAATCTCCGTGGATTGGAGCGATTCCGGCGAATTCAATCGATTGGCGATCACCCAAGCTGCCATTTTGCCCCGCGCCCACTTTGCCCAGAAGCTCACCACCTTGTAGTCCTTGCCCTTGCGATCCAGAAAAACCGGCGTGACCAACTGTCCCTTCAATTTCTTGGTCTGCACCGAGCCAAAGTATTCCTGGGATGCCAGATTCAACAAGAAGGGCGAACCGGACGCTGCAATCGCCTCGTTCAGGTGATCCGTAATTTTGCTACCCCAAAAATCATAGAGATTCTTCGTGCGACCGACTTTCAGCCTGGTCCCCATTTCCAAGCGATGGGGCTGAATCCGATCCAGCGGCCGCAAAGCCCCATACAAGCCAGATAGGATACGAAGATGGTCCTGGGCAAATTCAAAGTCCTGATCTTCGAATGTTGTCGCCTCCATTCCTTGGTACACGTCTCCGTCGAAGGCAAGAATGGCCTGTTTGCTCCCGGTAATTCCCAAACCCGCCTCCCATTTCAGGTACCGGCCAACATTCAAATCGGCCAGATTCGCAGAAATGTCCATGAGCTCCATCAAACGCTTGGGAGAATAGGTCCGCAACTTGTGAATCAACTTTTCCGAGAATTCCGTGTAAAGCGGTTCCGTAGACAACTTGGTACAAGCTTCTGTTTCAAAATCGACTGACTTGGCAGGAGAAATTACTGTGACCATTTCAATGCTTTTCGCAAAACTAATGCGGCCACCGCTCAACACAAAGGCTGGATTCCCACATTCGGAGAACCCAGCCTTGCGTTGAAAATCTAGTCCTATTGCGTGACCAGCGCCTGCGAAACCTGGGCGTAGTGGCTCAAACGCATGGTATAGCTACCGGTTCCGGCACTCAAACCACGCAAACTTGCCACGTAGCCAAACATTTCGCTCAGCGGAACGGTCGCCGAAATCGCTTGACCTTGCACAGTCGCCTCGAGCCCCGTGATGCGACCACGACGACGGTTGAGATCGCCGATCACCGCACCCGTGTAGGCCTCCGGACAAAGTGCATCGACCTGCATCACAGGTTCCATCGTCACCGGAGAAGCTTGTGCACAGGCAGCGAGAATCGCCGAGACGGCACAGATTTCGAATGCATTCGCGTCCGAATCTTCCCGGTGGATCGACCCGTCGACGAGGCGCACATGCACGCCATCAATCGGATTGCCATCGGCCAAACCGCGTTTGAGACCGTTGCGCAGCCCTTTTTCAATCGCTGGTACAAATTGCCCGGGAATCGCACCACCGACGATGCCATTCTCAAAGACAAAACCTGTCCCCGACTCCATCGGACTGACCTCGATCACCATTTCGGCGAATTGGCCTTTGCCACCGTTTTGCTTTTGAAGCTTTTCGCGGTGCCGGACCGTACGCGTAACGGCTGTGCGGTAAGAAACAGCAGGTCGACCCGTGCGAATCTCCAAACCGTAGTCGTCTTGAAGGCGGTCTACGACGACCTCGAGATGCAACTCGCCAAGGCCCGAGATCACCAATTGCCCGGAATCGGAATCCGTGCGGTAATGAAGGGCCGGATCCTCGGCAGTGAGCTGACTCAGGGCAAGAGAAAGCTTGCTTTCCAAGCCTTTGCCCACCAATTCGATGGCGACATCGATCACTGGGGCCGGGAACTCGATCGCTTCCAACACAATGGGTGCTTTAGGATCACAAAGCGTATCGCCGCTGAGCATCTCCTTGAACCCTGTGATGGCCACGATGTCCCCTGCCCGCGCCTCCGAAAGCTCCTCGCGCTGCGCGCCTTGCATTCGGAAGATGCGCGCAATGCGCTCGGTCGTACCCGTCCGCGGACAGAACACGCCTTCGCCAGCCCGCAACACGCCACTGCGCACACGCAGGAAGCCTGCGCGGCCCGCAAACCGATCCGTAAGTGTCTTGAAAACAAGACCGGAGAAATTTGCATCCTCGCTGTGGAATTGACCTTCATCCGGAGATGGAAGATACTGCGCCACAGCATCGAGCAGCGGTTGTACACCGATATTTCGGTATGCAGCGCCCGTGAGGACCGGAACCATCTTGCCCGCCAAGGTTGCCCTTCGAATCGCATTTCGCACGACTTCGGCATCGACAAACGAAGATTCCGAAAGATATGTCTCCAGAAATTCGTCGTCGACTTCCGCCAAGCGCTCGAGCAATTCCGCGCCCGCTGCCGCGATTTCGGGAAGCATGCTATGCGGCAAGGATCGAATGACAGGCTGCTTCTCTCCTTCTGCCCAATACAGCGCCTGCTCTTCCACGAGGTCGATGACGCCGCAGAAGCGGTCGCCTTCAAACCAAGGAAGCTGCAAAGGCACAGCATTGGCACCGAGAATCGAGCGCAACTGACCTACGACGCGCGAAAAGTCGGCTCCGGGACGGTCCATCTTGTTGACGAAGGCCACACGGGGCAGACCAAACTTGCTCGCTTGGCCCCACACGGTTCGGGACTGCGTTTCGACACCGGCCACACCACAATAAAGGGCAAGCACGCCGTCAAGGACACGCAGCGAGCGCTTCGACTTCGCCGTTGAAGTCAATGTGGCCGGGGGTATCGATCAAATTGATCTGATAGGATTGCCCTTGCCAACTCCAATGCGTTGTCACAGCAGCACTTTGGATCGTGATGCCACGTTTTCGCTCGGCACTTGTGTAGTCGGTGGTCGTATTGCCATCGTCCACACTGCCTACTTTGTGACTTCGGCCGGATGCAAAAAGGATATTTTCGGTGACAGTGGTTTTACCGGCATCGATATGGGCCATGATGCCCAAATTGCGCATGAAAGCAAGATCTTTGCGTTTCATAAAATTCTAAGCTTAAAGTGTTTATCCGAATTAATTTGAACCAAGCCTTTCGCTGGACAATCTATTCAAACTGCTGCTGAATGCCAAAATGGATTCGCTGCAATCAACGAAGGTCAAAAGCGAATGAAGTTGGCGCCTGAATTTTGGCTTGCAATTCAGGCTTTACAATATTGCCGGATTGTGGCTTCCCAAAATGGCACGGTGACCGAGGGTAAGGCTACCCTGGCAGTTGCAATTCAAATATGGGGTTACAAACGTTGCCACGACTTTATGGAATTTGCTGCGAATGTACGAGATTCCTGAATTCCGGGTTGCCTTACTGGCTGAATTGCCAATCTGCGCGACTGATTGGATCGATTATGCATTTAAGCGGAAAGCCGCCCCGGGCGGGACGGCTTTCGCAACAAAGTTCTATACATCAAAAATTCAAAAGTTGGTGTGCATCAATTTTCTCACCATATCGCCTTTGGCGGTATGGATTTTGAGAAGATAGATGCCGGCTGGCAATGAACCCGGCTCCAAACGGATAGGGTTGCTTCCTTGCGCATAAACCTCATTGGCATAGACAATCCTGCCTTTGATGTCGACGAGGTGCACAACAAACTTGCCGTAAGTTGAAATTGTTGGCTTCAATTGGATATAATCACCAAATGGATTGGGACCAACCGTAAACGGGTCACGTTCGATTGCGCCCGCGACGCTGATGACAAGGCTCACGGTAACATTGGCTGTGGTTGAACAGCCAAGGCTATCCGTCACAGTCACGCTGTAGGTGCCGGCAGCGAGGTTGGTGATGGTGGAGGTGGTTTCACCATTG
Proteins encoded:
- the yaaA gene encoding peroxide stress protein YaaA, whose amino-acid sequence is MVTVISPAKSVDFETEACTKLSTEPLYTEFSEKLIHKLRTYSPKRLMELMDISANLADLNVGRYLKWEAGLGITGSKQAILAFDGDVYQGMEATTFEDQDFEFAQDHLRILSGLYGALRPLDRIQPHRLEMGTRLKVGRTKNLYDFWGSKITDHLNEAIAASGSPFLLNLASQEYFGSVQTKKLKGQLVTPVFLDRKGKDYKVVSFWAKWARGKMAAWVIANRLNSPESLQSTEIWGYRFNAALSNEQEWAFTREAPVER